A segment of the Frankineae bacterium MT45 genome:
CTCGGCGAATCGCGCTCCGTCCACACTTCACTTCGAGTCGGAAATGTTGGTGTGTCAGCCGGCACCAAGTCATCTCGGCGGATAGCGATTAGGCCGTAATTTGTTGGCCTTCCAGTGCGGCACGCGCCAACAGTTGGCGATCGATTTCGGGCAGTTGTGACTCTCATCGCCCATCCACGCAGCAGTTCGCTGCATGACCCAGTTGGATCTGCGGCCCTGGTTCGGAGGTCGGCCTAGACGACCGTCAATTGCCGGTGGCCCATATCGAGACGTGAGGATCGAAGTCCTCGGAGGCCTGGCCCGGAGACCTTGCCCGGCGACGTTCACCGCGGCGGCGATCCCGAAGCATCGATGCGGTCGGCTGGGCCGAGCTCGGCCTCGATTCTCGCTGCCAGTGCGTCCTAGCAGATCTGCCCCGGCTCGATACCCAGACGCAGCGCGGGCGACCGAACCGTCGTTCTCGCGCACGGGATTCGACCTCTCGCACGACCGGATCGGAAGGATGTATCTGTGTTCTCCTGGATTTCACCTCGTGCAGTGTTCCGAGGACGCCAACGCTGCCCGCCGGTGTCGTTCATAGCCAAGTTCAGTCGACCGACCAGGTTGCGTAGCCTACGGCTATGAAGCTCCACCACGTTCAGGTTTCCTGCCCGCCCGGCGGCGAGGATGAGGGGCGCCACTTCTACGTAACGGGTCTCGGCTTCTCAGAGATCGCGAAGCCAGCTGAACTCGCCACGCGTGGCGGAGCCTGGTTCCGCCACGCGGACGGCGCCGAGATTCATCTAGGGATCGAGGAGCCCGTCACCGGCCGCAAGGCGCACCCGGCCATCGAAGTCGACACCGGCGAGGCACTCGAGCAACTCGCCGCGCACCTCGAGTCGATCGGCTACGACATCGACTGGTCGCAACGACACAACGCCGAACGGTTCGAGCGCTTCCACACCCACGACCCGTTCGGCAACCGAATCGAAGTCGTCCACGTCCTGGAACCGTTCTAACCGGTCACACCACTGACCGCAACGTGCTGCACCATTTGAAACCGCAAGCAAGACACGATGGACGATGCGGCGCAAGCCTGCACTCGACGCGTGCACGCTCGCCATCGCCGACCACATCCCGTCTGCTGACACCACTGATGGAGCGCCGGAAACACCCTTTCCGATGCGGACCTACATAGATCCAGGAAACCCAGGTTTGTGATGATGGATCGATGGTGGCTGGGTGGAGTAGTCAGTTGTGGGCGGAGATCGTGCCGGTGTTTGAGGCGATCGGTGAGCATTCGTTTCTGCGTGGACTGACGAGTGGCGATCTTCCGCCGGATCGGTTTGCCTTTTATCTTGCCCAGGATGCGCACTACCTGCGGGACTATGCGCGGGCGTTGGCGGTGGTCGCCGCGAAGGCCCCCACGCATGCTGATGCGGGGATGTTGGCCCGCCATGCCGCGGCGACGGTGGACGTCGAGTTGGAGTTGCACGAGTCTTTGTTGCCTCAGTTGGGGTTGGCAATCGACGTGGATTCGGTCCCTCCGTCGCCGTCGACTGTGGCGTACACCAGCTACCTGTTGGCCACCGCGTACGGCGGCAGTTTTGCTGAGGGACTGGCCGCCGTCCTGCCGTGTTACTGGATTTACGCCCGAGTCGCGTCTGCGTTGGCTGCCGCGGGGTCGCCGGATCCCCGGTATCAAGCCTGGATCGACACCTATGCCGGAGACCAGTTCAACCAGGTCGTGGATGACGTCCTCGCGTTGACCGACCGCACCGGCGTTGATCTCGGGGCCAGTGAGCAGGCCCGTGCAGCCCAGCATTTCGCGATGACCGCACGCTACGAGTGGATGTTCTGGGACGCTGCCTGGCGCCTCGAAACGTGGCCAATACGCTGACCTAGCGGCAACAGCACCAACTCGCCGACGACTCCTCGCGACACTCAACCGCTTAGGACACTCGACTCCACAGTCAGGTCCCTAGGCCAGCAAGTACAGGCCTTCATGAAGCCGCCTCGGAGAATCGAACTCCGGACACCTCACTACGAGTCCCATTCAGCGCACCTATTCGAAGCGTTCCGCCAGTGTTTCATTACTGGTTAGTGTGGGCTTAGCCAGACTCGACTGGGCCGTTTGGGTAGGTCCGGGGACATCTCAGGGGCGTTGTCCGCCCCGTCACTTCCATTGGAAGGCGAAGTCGTTGACCGCAGCGTTGATGGCCTCGTCGCCCAACTCAGGATGGTGAGCGCGAAGCCAGGCGCGAGCAGTGTCGCCCACCTCACGCACTGAGCCTGCGTTGTACAGCGGCGGGGTAGCGCCGTAGAGGTCGTCCAGTATCGCGCGAACGCGAGGAACGAAGGTCAGCGCAGCGTCGGTACCGATACGCGCTGCTACACGCTCTTCCGGCGACACGCTGTCCAGGTGCCCTGGGCGGCCGATGAAGGCAATCATGGCCAAGCTCAGCGGGTTTGTCTCAATCCGCTTCCGCGTCTTCGGCCACATAGCCGGAATGCTAGCTCCGCGGTCACAAAACCCCCAGTGATCTTTCGTCCCCAAGCACATCAGGGGCATCCGACGACTGCCAAAAGGGCAGTGTTTGCTGGCATGACTGAGTGCCGAAGTCCGCCGTAGCCCGGCTCTCATTGCTTCCGTTGTCGCTCAGTTAGTCGCTCGTTCGCCGCCTGTGGGGCGGACTCGGCGAGCCTTGTCATCCTCACGCCAGTCGCTCTGGGCGTCCCGTGGCTTCATACTGCGGTGGTGACACACCGCGCTTCCGGGTCAGACCAGAACACGCCTCCGAGCCGTGTGCGGGCTCTGCTGGTGTGGGTCACGATTCCGTACGAGTGGAATGAGGCGATGTACGAACGTACTTCGTTCTTCACTTACCGGCTCGCCTTCCTCGGCGGGGCGCTAGCGGCAGGCGCAGTCGGCGGCGGAGTCGGTTTCTTGATTGCAGCACTCGCTTCGAACAGTCGCGAGGCCGGCTTTTGGATAGGCGTCTCAATCGTCGATTGCCTGCTCTTTGCTGCGGTCACGTACATAGTGATTGGGTGGCTCGTGTCCGTCGCTCTCAATCGCAAAGGTCGTTGAGCGGTCATGTCCCTGAGATATGAGGATCTGCAGTGGCAGGTGCAGCACGAAGTTGAGGATCTTGCTTACGAACGCCGCCGCCATCCTGATCCAGAGGTTTTTGCCGCTGCGTGGGAGTGGGCCAACCATATGTTGCGTGGGAGTGCCCGCCTCAATCGATGGACGGTAGCGATCCTTGATATCGGATTCTCGGCTCTCCTGGGCGGCACTGGTGGGGTCACGACTGGTTCTCAGCTATCGGAGATTCGGAGTGCCAGGAAGATCCGCCGGGCGAACGCGCCGATCGAGCATACGGATGAGGATGCTGGATCCGCGCGGTGATTTGAGGTAGCCACGTAGCCAGGGTGGGAGGAGCGTGCGCCGGCGGGCGGCCCGCAGCTCGTGACGGCTCCGCCAAGCGATTGGTGGAGAAGATCGTGCAGCAACAAGCCGAAGTGGCCCCTGGTCTCGTTTGACGTGTCGCTCAAGTTCCGGTGCCCGAGTTCTGCGCCGCGATCGCGATGAGGATCACGAGGATCAGGCCGGCAATTCCGAGCCATCCGATGATCGTGCCGGCGGTTGCCATGCCACCGCCACTCTGACCGGTCTGGGCGATCTGCCGCTTGGCCTTGCGGGCAAAGACAATCGCCAGCACGCTGCCGATCCCGTAGAGCCAGAAGAGACTCAGGACGAGCGAGGCGACCGCCATGCCATTGGTGCCTGGCCTGGAGCCGGGAACGGGTGGGACTCGATAGACCTGCGGCTGCTGTGGGGGAGGGACGTAGGTCGGGTTGTAGGCCGGGTTGTAGGCCGACTGGTTGCTGTATTGCGGTCCAGTTTGGCCCCATTGCGGCGAAGAAGGCTGGCCGGCCGGCGGAGGTGGTGGCGGCGGCACTCGATAGGTTTCCGCCGGAGGAGCGGGTGCTCGCTCCTCGGGCGCGACGGGCGCGACGGGCGCGTTCGCGGCCGCGTTCTGCGGCGCAGGTGTCGTCGGCTGGCTTGGCGCGACCGGACGCTCGACCGGTGTCGCCGGGGCCGGACGAACGAACGCGTCCACCCGTAGGATCTGTACGCTGCCGCTGACACGATCGCGGACCAGAATCTTTCCGCGATTGTTGCCCTCACCCGGCGAAAGCGTAACCAACAGCCGATCCCCTTTGACTTCAACCTGGAGCCAGTCATCGAGCGTGTCAGCGGCGATATCGATGTCGTCGTCGGTGAACCTCAGAATCTCCACGACCTCCGGGCGAAGCTTCTCGTCATGATCGACATCCCGCAGGGTTATCGCGCTCTCTGACAGTCCGAATGGCGCTTCGAGTGCGTGTCGAGACTTGATGGGTTCGGCAGCGATCGCGAGCGCCGGTGAGGCCTGCTTGATGCGAGCCAGCGAGACATCGCCGTCGCCGTCGAACCGGCTGTGCGGGATCTGCTTACTCGTCTGGGCCAATCGCTTCTTTACGTAGTCGTAGATCTCATGGAGATCGATCAACCCGTCACCATTCGAGTCGACCGCCCCGCCGAGCAGACCCTCGACGAGGTGCTCGGTGAAGAGGCTGGTCCCCGTGGGGGATTGCGAATCATTGGCCAGCGTCCGCCCTCGCGCACTGGACACGACGTAGCGACCAGGTCCGCCGAGTTGAGTGTCGATGGCGCCGCCCTTGAACATGCCACTGCTGCAGCAGTCCAATACGAGAATGGTGCGCATCGAATCCGCGCCTCGGATGAAGTCGTTGATCGTCTCGTCGCTGATGCCGGTGCGTGGCAGCCGGTCGGAGCGGGTGTCACGCCCGCAGAGGTAGAGATGGCTGTGATCGTCGAGTATTCCGTGTCCGCTGTAGTAGAGGAACATCAGATCCTCGCGACTGCCGGAGGCAAAGAATTCGTCCAATTCGTCGAGGATCTCGTCGTGTTTTCGTTCGGTGACCAGGCGTACGTTCTCATCGTTGAACAAGCCGGTTTCGGAGTCGACGAGCGCGCGGTGCAGCCGGGCGACATCCTTCGTCGGTGCGTTCAGTGGGTTGAGCCCGGCATCAGCCTCGAACGTGCTGTTGCCAATCAGCAGCGCGCGGTAGGTCATGACGAGGCTTCGATCTTGTGCGCCAGAGCCTCGACCAGCGGCGCCAACGTTCTTGAGTCGGCGTTCTCGGCCGAAAAGGTGACCTCGCGCTGCGTCCCATCGTCATCGGTCCATAGCGCGTGAAGGGAGCGGGTGCGGTCGCGGGCGAGCCAGATCCGCAGCATCTCGATCGTCGTGGTGAAGGCACCGGCCGACCCGAGCGAGAGGATGATCTGGTCCAGGCCGCCCTTCATGCCGGGCGCCGATACTGCCGCGAGTTGGACGCACCCGGTCTCGACTCGCAGGTCATGGCGGAATTCGGCGACCTGGGCAAGCCAGCGGTCATCGTTCTCGTCGTAACGATCGGTCTGCGCCGTGACCGTCAACGCGAGGGCATTTGAGCTCATGAGCGTCATCCCCAAGGCTAGACAGCGCCCGGGCACAGGTCAGTTGACCGCGTCGCGGGCCGTACTCAGTTTGAGGCTTCAACCGTCGTTTTGATACACCTGGACGCGATTTCCCGGTCGGCGGTTTGGATCGCATCTCATGCGACGGGTGAACGTTAGAACTGGCGATTCGCGAGGTTGCGCTCTTGGCGAAGGTGTCTTCTGCGACTGGCAGGCGCAAGTCTCGGTCCGCAGCAGCCTGGCCACCGTGGGCGACCCAGCCGCACCGACCGCCGTCGGTGGCTGGAGGAGACACTTGGACGGCCAGGTTCTGAGTGAGTTCTGGTGGCCTAGCGTCTCGTTGGTGCGATGGCGACCTGACAGCGGACGGGTGTCTCGCGGCGACCAAATTTGCAGCAGGTCAGGGCCGTCTTGTGAACGCCCGTGTCACGGTCTGACGTCTCATTCGGGGGTCAAATGAGAGTCAATTGACTCGGGCAGGACGGCAAGCCAACGGATGTAGCCCGGTATATCCGGGCCTTCTGTGGAGCCGCCTCGGAGAATCGAACTCCGGACAACCTCATTACGAGTCGGAAAAATGGTGTGTCAGTCGGTACCAGGTGCTGAGTCCGGATGCCGAAATAGCCTGTAATTGCTGGCCTTTTGTTCCGCCGTCTCTCGGCCACTGTCGCGCTGTTCCGGGGCATCTGTGACATTCTGTGTGACACTCCGACTCTGCCCAACCGTCGAATCGAACATAACATGGGGCATCTGAACACCCGATCAATGCCCTCCTCCATCTCTCAACCGCGGAGGGCGAGGTACATCACCACGGCTCGTACCGCCCCGTTGCCTTCCAAGGCGATCATCCCCTCGGATTGGGTGCCCGGAAGGCGTCAGGCTCCTCTGGGCTCTCTTGCGTCAAGTAGCTGGCAGGGAAGGCTTATGTCACAAGCGGATCCTCGAATGCCCAGCTTTGCTGCGGCAGTTGTCTGCGCGGCCGAGGGACGCTCAGGTGTCGGTGGCGATGAGTCGCTGGGCCGCGACAAGGTCCGGGCTTACCGCGCGGAGCTGCGTCATCAAATCGTTCGCGGCGTAGTGCAGGTCGTCGTCGGTGCAGGGGTCAAGTGCGTCGAGGATGAACAGTGCGGCGGTCGTGGTGTCACGTAGTTGGGTGCGGGTGGTTTGGCGCCAGTTCCAGCGTCGGCAGGTGACGCCGGCGTTGTCGGCCCAGACGACCTCGCCGACCTCGGGGTGTTCGGTGATGGTGTCGCCGTTGGCGGTGGTGAGGAACGGTTCGGTGCCGGTGGCGCGGAGGAGGCGGGGTGGACCGGTGTAGTGGTCGAGGTCCTCGCCGCCGAGCGGAATCGAGTGGGTGACGGAGATGGCGTTGTACATGTCGGTCAGCCGGTTCACCCGCGGCAGGCCGGTCGTGGTGCGGCGAAGCAGCGCTTCGAGGCTGTTGCGGGTGCGTTGGGGTTTGGCGCCGAACGCTCGGTAGGCGTCCCGCCATGCAGAGACGTGCGGCAGCTGCTCGACCGGTTGGTGCTCGAGGACGGTTCGAGCGTGGTCCTCGGCGGCGCGCAGCAGGGTCTCGCTGTGCTCGTCGCTCGGTGCGGGTCGAATGCCGTCAACGGCAATGAGCAGCACTCGGTAGTCCGGCCGCAGCTCGACCACGTCCGGGTGCACCGTCGCGCGTTCGAGCAGCTCGGTCAGCTCTGCGTGCGTGCGCGGAGGAGTCGCTCGGTCGTCGCTCATATGAGGCTCCCTGTCGGCTGGTGGTGGTTCCGGCTAGTGGTGTCGGTGCCGACGCCGGGTTCGAACACGGCGAGGCTGAACCGCACCGTGCCGCGGCCTGCATTGGCGTAGCTGTGGGCGATGTCGCCGCGGAAGGTGACCGCGTCCCCGGCATTCAGGGTGACGAACTCGTCGGCGACGCCGATCTCGAGGCTGCCCTTGATGACCTGGGCCAGTTCGTGGGTGCCGCCGGCGTGCGGGTCGCTGTCGTAGCGGTCCCCGGCCGGAAGCGTCCAGTCCCACAGCTCGACGACGTCGGGTGGTTCGGTGCCGGCGACCAGCATGCCACGTCCGCCGGCGTCGCTGGACCAGAGGGTTGCGCCCTGTCCTGCGCGCACGACCCGAAGCGGCGTCGGACGTGGCGGCTCCACCAGGGCCGGCAACCCGACACCGAGCGCGTCCGACAGTCGCAGCAGGGTGCCGACGCTGGGGTTGACCGTGCCTTGCTCGACGTTGATGACCATGCGGCGACTGACCGACGCGGCATCAGCGAGCTGGTCCAGCGTCCAACGTCCCCCCTGCCGCTCGTGCTTCACCCGAGCGCCGATTGCGGCCGCGAGCGCGGCCGACGTCTCGTCCATCAGTCGTGCCCATCAGCGTCGCGCATGGGTGCAGCATAGTGCACTCGTAGGGCAACGTGAGTTATCGTCAATGTATGTACACGCCACCGTTCAACGCCGTCACTACCGACGCGGCCGTGCGGGCGATGGTCGCGCGGTACCGCAGCGCCTGGTTGATCACCGCCCATGCCGATCGGGTGCCGGCCGCGACGCTGCTGCCGATCATGTGGCGCGGCGACACCGTGATCGCGCACATGGCCAAAGCCAACGCGCACTGGAGCAGTATCACCGACGGCATGCCGGGCCTGTTGATCGCCTCTGGCCCGGAGGCCTACATCTCGCCGTCCTGGTACGCCGCGAAGGCCGAGCACGGCAAGGTGGTGCCGACGTGGAACTACAGCGCCGTCCACCTGTTCGGGACCGTGCGGGTCCATCACGACGCCCAGTGGCTGCGCGACGCGGTCACCGAGCTGACCGACAAGGACGAGACCGGCCGTGAGCACCCGTGGCAGGTCACCGACGCTCCCGAGGCCTACATCGCCGCGCAGCTGAACGGCATCCTCGGCATCGAGTTCACCGTGACCCACGTCGAGGGCAAGGCCAAGCTCAGCCAGAACCGCTCCGAGGCAGACCAAGACGGTGTCATCGCCGGACTACGGTCCGCCGCCCTCGGACGTGCACCCGCACCCGCACCGGGAACGGGACTCGAGACCGAACACGGGACAGGGTTCGGGAACAACATCGACAGCGAACAGGCCGCCGATGCCGCAGCGGTGGCCGACGCCATGGCCCAACGTCGCACCACCACCCAGCAACAGAACTCGTGACCCACCCCCACAATCCGTCTCCGCTGCGCTGCCTGCAACGCGTGGGCCGGTCACTTATCCGGTGGCCGAGCCGAAACGAAAGGACAATCTCGCCCGATGATGTGCTGTCAGTTCCTGTTCAAACCCGGCACCTACGACGACGACTTCTACCGCCTCGACGGCCAAATCGATGACTACGCCAGGTCGCTGCCCGGCTTCGTCCGGACCGAGAAATACACCGCGGACCAGACCGGCATTGTCAACGCGATCTACTACTTCGAGGACAAGAAGTCCGTCGCGCACCTGGCTCGCTTCCCGCAGCACCGCGAGGCCAAGGGCCAGGTCCAACGCTGGTACGACGGCTACCGCATCGTGATCAGCGAGGTCAAAGCCACCTACGGCGACGGACGCCTGGCCGACGAACCGGTCGCCCAATGACCATCGAGGTTGACACGACGTGCCCGTCGGCGCGCATCATGGCCGCGATCTTGCGGTGACCCAGGCCGGCCAATCGCTCGCGACTACGCAGCCAACGCCTCAATTGCGTCGACGGCCGGCGTCGGCCACGGACCCTTCACCGGATCGTCTCCGGCGCGTAGCGTGGCTAGGCGCCGGCGGTACGTGCGTTCCGAAATGCCGGCCAAAGCGGCGAACCTCGCGACCGGCAGCAACGCTGCCTCTCGCAGGGCCTCGAGGTCGGCGAAGGGACCTGGTCAATGAATTCCGACCCCTTCTGCCAGATCCGCAGCTGGACCGTCGCTTCGGCCAGCGCCAGCTTTCAGTTCCTGGATCTCCGCTCGCTGGCGGCGCTCGATCAGGCTGCCTCGTGCCCCGGCGTGAGATGCGATCAATCAGGGAAGCCGTCTCACCCCGACAAGGTCCTGTTCTGACGTACCTGCCAGGAACCGAATTCGACTCGTGGCCTCCGGATGGTGGCTCACGTACCGAGAAACCCACCGCCGCCCGAAGGACCGCCTCTCTCCCATAGTCAACAACCCGGCAGCGAGGTGCGGACCGGCGCCAGCCGCTATGGCGTAAGAATCCGCATCGCATTCGCTGCGTCGACCAACGGCGGCACTCATTATCGGGCACCCCACCGCCACGGCGATCAGCCCACCCAACGCGATCGCTAAAGTCCATTGCCTCGCCTGCGTGGCCTCGACGATCGCGATGACTGTGACGCAGGCCGCAGCCGATGAGAAGACCGCTCGGCTCCGATCACCCAACAGCTGTGTCCCTAGCCGAACAGCCAGGTGACATAGGAAGCGCAACGGCGCGGCTAGCCACGCGGTGTGACATTCTTGTGACACTCAACCTCTTCTGACACTCGAGTCCAACAGTCCAAGTGCCTCTAGGCCAGCAAATACGGGGCCTCCGTGGAGCCGCCTCGGAGAATCGAACTCCGGACAACCTCATTACGAGTGAGGTGCTCTACCGACTGAGCTAAGGCGGCGTGCGCTGGCGTACCAACGCAACCGCAGCAGTCTATCCATCACCCCGCCGCAACGCGAAACCAGGCTCCCCCTCGACCGCCGCGCTACGTCGAGACCCCAGAAATGCTGGGCTACAGCAACGCGACCAGTGCCTCCAGGAAGACCACGCAGCCGGCCACGCCGAACAACACCCCGATCCCGCGCACCACCCAGACCGGCATGGCCACGCCCGCGTACCGGCTGGCCAGCTCGCGGTATTCGAGGCAGAGCAGCACCCCGACGACGATCATCGCCGTCCCGAGCAGCAGCGAGGCAACCGAACGGGCCGCCGCATGTGACGACACCGAGTCAGGCGTCTTCTCGGGATTCGTAGGCCTTCCGCGACGAGCAGACCGACGCCAGCGCGCAGGGCGACCGACGTCCATCCGCCGCCATCCGGATGACCACCGTCTCGCTCGGCACGTTGTGGCCGACCACGGTTCCCGGGCCCTCCGGCGTCTCGACCTGCTCGCCGATCGGCGGGGCCTTCTCACTGAAATCTTGGTACAGCGGGTGCTCGTACTTTAGGCAGCACATCAGCTTTCCGCAGGCCCCCGAGATCCGCATCGGGTTCAGC
Coding sequences within it:
- a CDS encoding B3/B4 domain-containing protein (DNA/RNA-binding domain of Phe-tRNA-synthetase) — protein: MSDDRATPPRTHAELTELLERATVHPDVVELRPDYRVLLIAVDGIRPAPSDEHSETLLRAAEDHARTVLEHQPVEQLPHVSAWRDAYRAFGAKPQRTRNSLEALLRRTTTGLPRVNRLTDMYNAISVTHSIPLGGEDLDHYTGPPRLLRATGTEPFLTTANGDTITEHPEVGEVVWADNAGVTCRRWNWRQTTRTQLRDTTTAALFILDALDPCTDDDLHYAANDLMTQLRAVSPDLVAAQRLIATDT
- a CDS encoding negative transcriptional regulator, PaiB family, encoding MYTPPFNAVTTDAAVRAMVARYRSAWLITAHADRVPAATLLPIMWRGDTVIAHMAKANAHWSSITDGMPGLLIASGPEAYISPSWYAAKAEHGKVVPTWNYSAVHLFGTVRVHHDAQWLRDAVTELTDKDETGREHPWQVTDAPEAYIAAQLNGILGIEFTVTHVEGKAKLSQNRSEADQDGVIAGLRSAALGRAPAPAPGTGLETEHGTGFGNNIDSEQAADAAAVADAMAQRRTTTQQQNS
- a CDS encoding transcriptional regulator, XRE family with cupin sensor, translating into MDETSAALAAAIGARVKHERQGGRWTLDQLADAASVSRRMVINVEQGTVNPSVGTLLRLSDALGVGLPALVEPPRPTPLRVVRAGQGATLWSSDAGGRGMLVAGTEPPDVVELWDWTLPAGDRYDSDPHAGGTHELAQVIKGSLEIGVADEFVTLNAGDAVTFRGDIAHSYANAGRGTVRFSLAVFEPGVGTDTTSRNHHQPTGSLI
- a CDS encoding thiaminase /4-amino-5-aminomethyl-2-methylpyrimidine deaminase, whose product is MVAGWSSQLWAEIVPVFEAIGEHSFLRGLTSGDLPPDRFAFYLAQDAHYLRDYARALAVVAAKAPTHADAGMLARHAAATVDVELELHESLLPQLGLAIDVDSVPPSPSTVAYTSYLLATAYGGSFAEGLAAVLPCYWIYARVASALAAAGSPDPRYQAWIDTYAGDQFNQVVDDVLALTDRTGVDLGASEQARAAQHFAMTARYEWMFWDAAWRLETWPIR